The Papaver somniferum cultivar HN1 chromosome 3, ASM357369v1, whole genome shotgun sequence genome includes a region encoding these proteins:
- the LOC113359374 gene encoding probable pectinesterase/pectinesterase inhibitor 36, whose amino-acid sequence MHRRLGKSLAQKMPCSSLSTVFFLLVVILASSNEASCKQEKGACEGTKHCFPNSLELEMKHTVQTVHQMVTDTIQRVRSSAALMNNNQVAANQTGLSSGGLSVALSDCIKLYEDSEFRLRRLSGKYGNNDDARTWLSGALTSHRTCLDGLQHYHEMNISHKLVQSDPESVTSHQNLTSLLSRALALYALRNAKKSKLLLNLIRISVKNCAFWCINATDGTMWRPKLGQNKGLLATWDASTAKADFVVAKDGSGNFKTINEAVAELHRQKRDQGQPPRVVIYVKSGVYSENVEIDRGMKNVMFVGDGIDKTIVTGNKNVIDGATTLSSATFGVSGDGFWARDMTFENTAGPAKEQAVALRVSSDLSAFYRCSFRGYQDTLLLHSQRQFYRDCDIYGTVDYIFGNAAAVLQNCNIFVRKPLHGHGIMITAQGRDDPNENTGISIHGSRVIPDSDFRTVKGLFKSYLGRPWKKYSRTVIFKTDLDGLIDPKGWKEWRGDFALSTLFYGEYMNSGVGASTSNRVNWPGFHVLNRESDVAPFTVGRFIQGDTWLPDTGIPFSTSI is encoded by the exons ATGCATCGGAGACTTGGCAAATCTCTTGCACAGAAAATGCCTTGTTCTTCACTTTCCactgtgttttttcttttagtAGTAATCTTAGCTAGCAGCAATGAGGCATCATGCAAACAAGAGAAAGGAGCTTGCGAAGGAACCAAACATTGTTTTCCAAATTCTCTTGAGCTGGAGATGAAACATACAGTTCAAACCGTTCATCAGATGGTTACGGATACCATACAGAGGGTCCGGAGTTCTGCCGCTTTGATGAATAATAACCAAGTTGCAGCAAATCAAACCGGCCTCAGTAGTGGTGGTCTAAGTGTAGCTTTAAGTGATTGTATTAAACTTTACGAAGACAGTGAGTTTCGACTTCGACGTTTGTCAGGAAAGTATGGGAACAATGACGATGCGAGGACATGGTTGAGCGGAGCCCTAACTAGTCACAGAACTTGCTTGGATGGTCTCCAGCATTATCATGAGATGAATATCAGTCATAAGCTTGTACAATCTGATCCTGAATCTGTTACTTCTCATCAGAATTTGACTTCCCTGCTTAGTAGGGCTTTGGCTTTGTATGCATTACGAAACGCCAAGAAGAGTAAGTTGCTCCTCAACTTGATCAGGATAAGTGTCAAAAATTGTGCA TTTTGGTGTATTAATGCAACAGATGGCACAATGTGGAGGCCAAAATTAGGCCAAAACAAAGGACTCTTGGCAACATGGGACGCGTCAACTGCAAAGGCTGATTTTGTTGTTGCAAAAGATGGATCCGGCAATTTCAAAACCATTAATGAAGCTGTGGCTGAACTGCACCGCCAGAAGCGGGACCAAGGCCAACCTCCAAGAGTGGTGATCTACGTGAAATCAGGAGTTTATAGTGAGAATGTGGAGATTGACAGAGGCATGAAAAATGTAATGTTCGTTGGTGATGGAATCGACAAAACAATTGTTACCGGCAACAAGAATGTGATAGATGGAGCAACTACCCTCAGCTCAGCCACTTTCG GTGTATCTGGAGATGGATTTTGGGCAAGAGACATGACATTTGAGAACACAGCAGGACCTGCAAAAGAGCAAGCAGTGGCTTTAAGAGTGTCATCAGATTTATCGGCTTTCTACAGGTGTAGCTTCAGGGGTTATCAAGACACACTTTTACTCCACTCGCAGAGACAGTTCTACCGTGACTGCGATATCTATGGCACAGTAGATTACATATTTGGAAATGCCGCTGCAGTACTTCAAAACTGCAACATTTTTGTGAGAAAACCGCTGCATGGTCATGGAATCATGATAACTGCACAAGGAAGAGATGACCCGAATGAGAACACTGGGATATCAATACATGGCTCGCGTGTTATACCTGACTCAGATTTCAGAACAGTGAAAGGTTTGTTTAAGAGCTATTTAGGTAGACCATGGAAGAAGTATTCAAGGACTGTGATTTTCAAAACAGATCTTGATGGGTTGATTGATCCAAAAGGGTGGAAAGAATGGAGAGGTGATTTTGCACTTTCAACGTTGTTTTATGGTGAATATATGAATTCCGGAGTTGGAGCTTCTACTAGTAATAGAGTGAACTGGCCTGGGTTTCATGTGTTGAATCGAGAAAGCGATGTGGCACCATTTACTGTAGGTAGGTTTATACAAGGGGATA